A single genomic interval of Apis cerana isolate GH-2021 linkage group LG2, AcerK_1.0, whole genome shotgun sequence harbors:
- the LOC108002807 gene encoding D-aspartate oxidase isoform X2, with product MYSSNNDVHTQWAGITHRLLEKFWKAGLASDIGLSLLPMYRVTNNPDGFPDLSWTKLVYGAHKLNSNELKELNSECDANYKHAWMFLTYICEPIRMLPWLTKRFLEAGGEVRKRKIHTLCELIDDEYDLIINCSGFGARELVGDNAVVSIRGQVVRVTASWIMHGYLEEDDHGNYIIPNIDNVVLGGTHQENDLDCTPRKEDFEFIHNGCCRILPALKSAKIIKDWVGLRPGRYEVRVETEVCRSSNGRQVTIIHNYGHGGSGVTLSWGCALNIVKIIKDMTRLKSNL from the exons ATGTATAGTTCGAACAACGACGTACACAC ACAATGGGCTGGAATTACGCATCGattgttggaaaaattttggaaagcgGGCTTAGCATCTGATATCGGGCTTTCCTTGCTACCAATGTATCGCGTTACCAATAATCCTGATGGATTTCCCGATTTGAGTTGGACCAAATTGGTATACGGTGCGcacaaattaaattcgaacgaaTTGAAAGAGTTGAATTCCGAATGCGATGCCAATTATAA ACATGCGTGGATGTTTTTGACGTATATTTGCGAACCTATTCGTATGTTGCCTTGGTTAACGAAACGATTTCTCGAAGCGGGTGGAGaagttcgaaaaagaaaaatacatacgCTATGCGAATTGATCGATGATGAATacgatttgataataaattgcaGCGGCTTTGGCGCACGTGAACTCGTGGGTGATAATGCCGTTGTATCTATCAGAGGTCAAGTTGTTAGG GTGACAGCATCCTGGATAATGCACGGATATTTGGAAGAAGACGATCATGGAAATTACATAATACCAAA TATCGATAACGTAGTATTGGGCGGTACGCATCAAGAAAATGATTTGGATTGTACTCCGCGGAAAGaggatttcgaatttattcataatggGTGTTGTCGAATTTTGCCCGCTCTTAag agtgcgaaaataataaaagattgggTTGGTCTTAGACCTGGAAGATACGAAGTTCGCGTCGAGACTGAAGTTTGCCGTTCTTCCAACGGGAGACAAGTTACG ataattcataattatggaCACGGAGGAAGCGGCGTGACGTTAAGTTGGGGATGTGCTTTAAATATTGTGAAGATTATAAAGGATATGACGAGGTTGAAAtcgaatttgtaa
- the LOC108002807 gene encoding D-aspartate oxidase isoform X1 — protein MRVAVVGAGVIGVTSAFAVKSVFPQFEVHVFADKLSPNTTGEGSAGLWTPYLLGITPYNKISQWAGITHRLLEKFWKAGLASDIGLSLLPMYRVTNNPDGFPDLSWTKLVYGAHKLNSNELKELNSECDANYKHAWMFLTYICEPIRMLPWLTKRFLEAGGEVRKRKIHTLCELIDDEYDLIINCSGFGARELVGDNAVVSIRGQVVRVTASWIMHGYLEEDDHGNYIIPNIDNVVLGGTHQENDLDCTPRKEDFEFIHNGCCRILPALKSAKIIKDWVGLRPGRYEVRVETEVCRSSNGRQVTIIHNYGHGGSGVTLSWGCALNIVKIIKDMTRLKSNL, from the exons atGCGGGTGGCAGTGGTAGGCGCCGGTGTGATTGGCGTAACAAGTGCGTTTGCGGTGAAAAGCGTTTTCCCACAATTCGAGGTGCATGTATTTGCGGATAAATTGTCACCAAATACTACTGGCGAAGGAAGCGCCGGTCTTTGGACTCCTTATCTTCTCGGGATCACtccttataataaaatatc ACAATGGGCTGGAATTACGCATCGattgttggaaaaattttggaaagcgGGCTTAGCATCTGATATCGGGCTTTCCTTGCTACCAATGTATCGCGTTACCAATAATCCTGATGGATTTCCCGATTTGAGTTGGACCAAATTGGTATACGGTGCGcacaaattaaattcgaacgaaTTGAAAGAGTTGAATTCCGAATGCGATGCCAATTATAA ACATGCGTGGATGTTTTTGACGTATATTTGCGAACCTATTCGTATGTTGCCTTGGTTAACGAAACGATTTCTCGAAGCGGGTGGAGaagttcgaaaaagaaaaatacatacgCTATGCGAATTGATCGATGATGAATacgatttgataataaattgcaGCGGCTTTGGCGCACGTGAACTCGTGGGTGATAATGCCGTTGTATCTATCAGAGGTCAAGTTGTTAGG GTGACAGCATCCTGGATAATGCACGGATATTTGGAAGAAGACGATCATGGAAATTACATAATACCAAA TATCGATAACGTAGTATTGGGCGGTACGCATCAAGAAAATGATTTGGATTGTACTCCGCGGAAAGaggatttcgaatttattcataatggGTGTTGTCGAATTTTGCCCGCTCTTAag agtgcgaaaataataaaagattgggTTGGTCTTAGACCTGGAAGATACGAAGTTCGCGTCGAGACTGAAGTTTGCCGTTCTTCCAACGGGAGACAAGTTACG ataattcataattatggaCACGGAGGAAGCGGCGTGACGTTAAGTTGGGGATGTGCTTTAAATATTGTGAAGATTATAAAGGATATGACGAGGTTGAAAtcgaatttgtaa